One genomic window of Dehalococcoidia bacterium includes the following:
- a CDS encoding DoxX family protein, whose amino-acid sequence MGEKRTAAQAMVPEGVARVFTSPAFAWLWLVARMYLGYQWLESGLRKVSDPAWMSGGTALKSFWERAIQVPAPPARPPIAYDWYRDFLQFMLEREWYTWFAKLVVVGELAVGIALILGAFTAIAAGTGAFMNLNFMLAGTASTNPVLLTLSILIVLAWRVAGYWGLDRLLLQVLGTPWEPGALPRKAMERVGIGRWPRLGPRAA is encoded by the coding sequence ATGGGCGAGAAGAGGACAGCGGCCCAGGCCATGGTGCCAGAGGGGGTGGCACGGGTCTTCACCAGCCCGGCCTTCGCCTGGCTGTGGCTGGTGGCGCGCATGTACCTGGGCTACCAGTGGCTGGAGTCAGGCCTGCGCAAGGTCAGCGACCCCGCCTGGATGAGCGGAGGCACCGCCCTCAAGTCGTTCTGGGAGCGGGCGATCCAGGTGCCGGCGCCGCCAGCCAGGCCGCCCATCGCCTACGACTGGTACCGCGACTTTCTGCAGTTCATGCTGGAGCGCGAGTGGTACACCTGGTTCGCCAAGCTGGTGGTCGTGGGCGAGCTGGCCGTCGGCATCGCGCTGATCCTGGGCGCCTTCACCGCCATCGCTGCCGGAACGGGCGCCTTCATGAACCTGAACTTCATGCTGGCCGGCACCGCCAGCACCAACCCGGTGTTGCTCACCCTCAGCATCCTGATCGTCCTGGCCTGGCGTGTGGCCGGCTACTGGGGCCTGGACCGACTGCTGCTGCAGGTCCTGGGCACCCCCTGGGAGCCAGGCGCACTGCCGCGAAAGGCCATGGAGCGAGTCGGCATCGGGCGCTGGCCGAGGCTGGGCCCGAGGGCAGCCTGA